DNA from Paraburkholderia largidicola:
GCAAGAGAACATTGATGCATTGTGGTCGCGTGCGCTCGCGCACACAACTATCGTTTAAGCGCCTGGCCGAAAGATAAGCGGTACGCCTTAAAAATAGAAAGAGGATGGGTACGTTGAAAAGCCGGATGAGAGAGCGTTCGGGAGATCGACGTTCAACCTCGATCGGGTAGCTGTTGCAACTGTGAAGCACTTGTTTTTCTTGCAAGATACGGGTGCCTGAATTAGCTGAGCGAGATGGTGCGCGGCCTTGCAGACAGGGCGGCCCGACTTCCTGTCATGTTCATTTGCAAATCACTATTTGCCTTGTTCCAATTCTGAATCAAAACCAAAAATCGCATGATCAAGGCATCCTGATTCGCGACTGCCCGATGGCACTAGTGATTCAGAAATTGAGTTGTCAATCGCATATTTAAATCGCCTTCGTCTGCACGTGCAGCGACGAAACTCTTTTCCATATCGAATCCGGTGCGCGTCCGCACATAACGATGTGTTTGCCGCTTGAAGCGCTGCTCGGCACGAATGGCGCGTACCTTGCTCTACCCGTGCGAAACCCTGTTCCCTGAGCAGATCGGCTTCGCGTTCAGGTTATCGATTTACTCAATGGCATGACAGGTTTACCGGCAAATCGCTTCTCCGGATTGATGGAGCTCTCAAGGAGATCGAGATAACGAAGCGGACTCAACTGGATGAACGTGCAAACCGAAGTTCTCAACTAACCCCGACTGCACCCGGAAACATCGGGTGAGGAAGAAGTCAGGGCACTTGCTCTCGGCGTATTACCGCGTTAACCGGATCACGATGAAGGGAGAAACGTGTCATGTCGAACTCAATTCCGATCAACACCAGACGCGACGCCTGTGGCGATCCGCGTTGGGATATGCCACGAAGGGGCCACGTCTTTTTCCTGCACCGGTTCGCCGCGCTTCTGATGATCGTTGCGCAGCTGTGCTGGATCAGTCAGGCCATGGCCCAGCTTCCGCCACCCGGCACGCCATCGCAATTCGATATCGTCGGGTTCTTGCAGGAAGCGACGTTGAACGGCCCCAATCCGACTGCCACAACGGGCGGCAAGCTGAAGGTCAATGGCCATGTCGTGGTCGTCCCGGACAACACGATCGTGATGCTGCCGGCGAACGCATTGACGTGGCAGGAACTGTTCGCGCAGGCCCCGGCGCCTTATACGAACATCGCGACGGGCATGGCACTCGCGGACTCGCCCGCGCCGCTCACGACGTATGAAGTGCACGTGATCGGTAATCGCGTTGGCGACACGTATATCGCCGGGCTGATCTTTCTGTCCCAACAGGATCTGAACGCGGGTGCGGGCTATATCAACTACATCGACTATGGTCGGGGCGAAATGTACGTGGGCGGCACGCTCAACGTCGACGGCGCAGGCGTGCCGCGTAACGTGCTGGACCCGAACAACCCCGGAACGCGTATCTCCATCAACGACCCGGCCGGAAGGTATGGGCGCACGGGTTCGCCGGATCAGCGCTTCACACTGGACCCGGACAACCCGACCGTGCGCAGCACCACCGGTTTCCCGATGTGTCTGCCGCGCACTGACCCGAACGATCCCAGTGCCGTTCCCGATGCGCTGTGTCCGGAAGGAAACCGCCCGAAGGATGTCACGGGGAACTTCGTTGCCACGGTCTCGATGCCTGATCCCAAGACGATCGCCGCAGGGCAGCTCCCCGATCCGCGCATCATGGCGCCGTTCGAGGTGGGCGATTTTGTCGACTATGCAGGCACGCTCGTCAGGGACAGCGGCACGAGCGGTCCTTATCCGTCCGGTAGCTCGGGTACTTACATTTCCGCGCACACGATCACCGATAACGTAGCGATCTATACCGCGCCTGGCACGGACCCGGCCTATGTGGCCGTCGAAGTGACGATCATTGGCACGGGCGGCCTGACTGTGCTCGGCGCGGGAGAAGCGGTCGTGCGCACCCGCTTCGAAGGCATGACGACGGACCCGAGCCGTAACGTGCATCTGTACGGTCTCGATTTCAATCCGTCGGACGGCAAGATCAGCGATCGCGATTGGGGCGTGGTGGGAGTCGATCCCGGCGCACCGAACGGTGCGGTCAAGGGACGTTGGCGCTTCCGCCCGCCGTGCACGGTCGCGGTTCCCACCATCAAGGATTGCAAGGGGCCATCGGGCGGATCGTTCCTGCCGCCGGCGCGTGAAGTGCGCGCGGTGATCGAGGGCGCATGGACCCCAACGACCGATCCCGCAACGACAGGTGGCGCTAACGGGATCATCGCCGGGCAGTACCGCGCGCCGATTCTTGAGTTCATTTTCCCGGAAAACGTTCCGGGCACGCCACCGCCGCCGAACAACTTCGAGACGATTCCGTTCCTCGCTCAGGGGGGCTATGTCTCGTCGGCGAATACGCTCGTGGGGCAGCTCAAGCCGTGGCCGGGCAGGGAAGCACCCGGCACTTGCGTCGCACCGACAGCCAGCGCAGGCGCGGACTTCAATGTAGCGTCCGGCGCGACGAATGTGCCGCTGTCGGGTAGCGCAACGGGCAATGGTCAGCTGACGTATGCATGGACGGCCGTGTCGCCGTCGAACACGGTGATCACCAATTCCACGTCGCCCAATGCTACGTTCAACGCGCTCACCATTGCGCCCGGAGGCGCGTCTCAGACGATGGTGTTCAGCCTGACTGTCACCGGCTGCAACAACAAGTCGGCGACCTCGACGGTAACGGTGACCGTGTTGCCTCCGCAGCAGACGACGCCTGTCATCAGCCCGATTGCGCCCGTGACGGTCAACTCGGGTACACCGGTGCGTCTCACGGCAGTGGGTTCGGGACCGGCGCCGCTCACTTATACGTGGACACAAACGGCTGGGCCTTCACAGGCGTTCACGCAGCAACCGGCAGGCGATGCGTCGATCAGTTTCACCCGGGCCATTCCGATCGGGAAGATCACGAACGATGTCCTGACGTTCCAGGTTGTGGCAAAGACAACCACCGGCGCCACGTCGGCTCCCGTCAGCGTGACGGTCACGGTCAAGCCGGTCGCCGACACGGTCACGATCACGGCCGCCGTGTACCGGACGTCGAAGCAACGGCTCGATCTGACCGTCACGTCGTCGATCGTCAATCCGAATCTGACGCTCACGCTGCAGCCGTATCAGACCGCCTTGGGCACGACGTTCGATCCGAGCAGTCTCGGCGCCACGCTGACGAACACGGGTGGCGGTACGTACACGCTGACGCTGGTCGGCGCGCCGCAACCGACAGCACCGCCGGCACGGCCGCTCGTCGTCAAATCCAGCATCGGAGGGACGAGCCCGGCAACGGCATTGACCAACTTGAGAAACTGAACCAGGCAACCCTGCACTGGCGGGGTGCGTTCACCGCGCATCTCGCCAGTAAGACAGGCCAATAAGACAGGCGAGACATAAGAAACTGCATTGCATAACTGAAGGCCAAACAACAACGGGGAAGGGGAATGGACAAGACTGCACAGGCAGAAAGCCGGCGATTGTTCCATGCAAGCCGGCGTACTGCGAACTGGATGGCAATCGGGTTGACAGGCGGTGGCGTGGCACTTGTGTTGGCGATATTCGGCACGCTCTATACGGAGGCAGGCGCGCAGGTCCCGCCACCCGTCCAGCGGCCGCTCGGCACACTGAAAAACGTACCCGTGCCGGGGCCGTCGGAACAGGAACTCGCCGTATTCGTGCGAGACAGATCAGCCGCTGTGCAACTCGGCAAAGCGTTGTTCTGGGACACGCGAGTCGGCAGCGACAACCGCACTGCGTGCGCCAGCTGTCACTTTCATGCGGGCGCGGACAACCGCACGACAAATCAGATCAACCCGGGCCTGCTTGCCGGCGATCACGCTTTTCAGACGGGCGGCACGACCGCCGGTCCGAACTACACGCTGCGGGCCGGCGATTTTCCGCTGACGAAGCATTCGAACATCGATGACTCGACGACCATTTACGCGGACAACAACGATGTGATTTCGTCGCAAGGCGTGTTCACGGCGAAGTTCGATCGCGTGACAGTCAATGCGAATGCAGACGACTGCACCAATCTGTCCGATGCCGTCATGCATGGCGGCAGCGGTTTCAACATCAACGGCGTCAACACACGGCGCGTCGAACCGCGCAACACGCCGAGCGTCATCAACGCGGTCTTCAACTTCCGCAACTTCTGGGACGGCCGGGGCAACAACGTATTCAACGGAGGCGATCCGTTCGGCTTGCGCAACTCGCAGCCGCTCGTATGGAAATTCGAGAACGGCGTGCTGAGGAACGTGACAGTGGCGTTGCCTTCGTCGTCGCTTGCGTCGCAAGCATCCGGGCCGCCTTTGAGCGGCAACGAAATGAGCTGCCAGGGACGCGCATTCCTTCATCTCGGGCAGAAGCTGTTGAAAGAGAAGGTGCTGGCCGAACAGACCATTTCGCCGCGTGACAGTGTGCTCGGCAGTTTCGCGCAGCGTCCACCCACCTACGCCTCGCTCGTGATGAAAGCGTTTCGTCCGGAGTACTGGGTGTCGCCCGTCATCATCAATCTCCCGGGCGGGCACCGGCTGAACTTCAAGCCAATGGACCTGTTGAAGCAGCGCCGTGGCGACGACATCAACTTCGGCCCGTTGAAAGAGAACCTCATCGCCAGTCAGATGGAGTCCAACTTCGCGTTGTTCTTTGGCATCGCGATTCAGATGTACGAAAGCACGCTGATCTCGGACGATTCGCCGTTCGACCGCTTTGCGGCCGGCGACCGTACGGCGCTCGATGCACAGCAGATACGTGGCCTCAAGCTGTTTCAGGAACAGGGCCGCTGCATCAGTTGCCACAGCGGACCTGAACTGACAGGTGCCGCATTCAGCAATGTGTCGAACCAGCGGGTGGAGCGGATGGTGATGAGCGATGGCGCGCCCGCCATCTACGACACGGGCTTCTACAACATCGGCGTGCGGCCGACCCAGGAAGACGTGGGTCTGGGCGGTACCGATGCATTCGGCAATCCCTTGTCCGAGACGAGGATGCTGGCGCTCGGCAAATCGGCGCTGCTCGGAAACAGCTTCGGCGAGGGCAGTGTGCAGAACTTCCCGGCGGGCCAGCGCATCGTCGCGGATGGCGCGTTCAAGACGCCGGGCCTGCGCAACGTGGAATTTACCGGCCCGTACTTTCACAACGGAGGCAAGGCGACGCTGATGCAGGTGGTGGATTTCTATAACCGCGGCAGCGACTTCGGCAATGCGAACCGCGACAACTTCGATTTCAGCGTCGCGCCGATTGGGCTGACACAAGGACAGAAAGAGGACCTCGTGGCATTCCTGCTGTCGCTATCGGACGACAGGGTCCGGATGAGCAAAGCGCCGTTCGATCATCCGTCGCTCTGCGTGCCGAACGGGCATCTTGGCGGCACGAATGCCGTGGCGCAAAAGGGCAGAACGGGCATGGCAATCGATGTGATGCAGTGTCTGCCGGAAACCAGTGCAGCGGGCGCAAAAGAAGGCTTGCACACGTTTCTGGGACTGAGTCCCTTTGCGCATTGAAGCGCGTACGGACAAACCCATGAAGACACGTCATTTGCCCGCTCACTTCATAAGAATCCATGCCATGTCACTTCTCTTTTGTTTCTTTAGCCGTGCATCGCGTGCCTTGGCTTTGCTGATGCTGTCCTTCATTGCCGCGCAGGCGCTGGCCCAGGTGCCGGCCGTCGGCGCGGATTCGCAGTTCGACGTGATCGGATTCATCCAGGAAGCCACGCTCGATTCATGCGGCAACGAGCTGTGCGGCGGAAAAATCGTCGTGAACGGCCAGTCGATCGTGATTCCGTCCAGCACGATCGTGATCCTTCCGGCCAATGCGCTGACATGGAAGGAACTGTTCGAGCAGGCCCCCGCGCCCTATACCAACATGGCGACGGGCATGGCGCTCGCGGACTCGCCCGCGCCGCTGACGACCTATGAAGCGCATGTGATCGGCAACCAGGTCAACGACGTGTTCATCGCGGGGCTTGTCTATATCTCACAACAGGACACCAACAATGGCGCCGGCTATATCAACTACATCGACTATGCGGCGGGCGAGTTGCGGGTTGGCGGGCGGCTCGTGCGCGATGGCAATGGCGTGCCGCAGAACACGCTCGATTCGAGCAAGCCGGGCACGCGCGTGCGCATCAACGATCCGGCTGGGCGGTATAGCCGCGGGCTGTCGCCGGATCAGCGCTTTACGCTCGATGCGGATAATCCGACTGTGCGCAGTGCCACAGGCTTTCCGATGTGCCTGCCGCGCGTCGACCCCAGCTCGCAAACCGAGGATGCTGCGTGCCCGCAAGGCAATCGTCCCAAGGACGTGAACGGACTCTACGTCACCAACTTTACGATGCAGGCGCCTTCGGAACTCGCTGCCGGGCAACTGCCCGATCCGCGCATCATGGCGCCGTTCGAAGTGGGCGACTACGTCACGTACGCCGGCACGCTCGTCACCGAGCGCGGATCGCAAGGACCGTATCCGTCCACCAGCGCGACCTATGTGTCGGCGCACACGTTGACCTCCAACGCTGCGATTTTCACTGCGCCGGGCAGTGACCCTGCCTACGTCGCCGTCGATGTGACGATACTCGGGAACGGCGGCGTCACGGTGCCTGCTGGCATGGAGGCGGTCGTGCGGACCCGGTTCGAAGGCGTGACGACCGACCCCACCCGCGATATCCATCTATACGGAATCGACGTCGCGCCAGATGGCTCCACGAGCGATCGCGACTGGGGCATCGTCGGCGTCGATCCTGGTCCGCCGACGGGTGCGGTGAAGGGCCGCTGGAAATTCACGCCGCCCTGCACGGGTGTGACGGCGACCTTCAGGTTCTGCTTCGGTCCGCTGACTGAGGGCACGTTCCTGCCTGCCACGCGCGAAGTACGGGCGGTTATCGAAGGCGCATGGACGCCCGCCAGTTCCGTGCCGCAGAAGAATGGACTCGTGGCCGGGCAATATCACGCGCCCATCCTGAGCTATCTGTTCGAAGAGAACGTTCCGGGTGCACCGCCGCCGCCCATCAATTTCAGCACGATGCCGTTCCTCGCGCAGGGCGGCTACCGTTCGTCGACGGGTGTCGTGGCGGGACAGCTCAAACCCTGGCCCGCATCGAAGCTGCCGGCGTCGTGCACGCCGCCTGTGGCGAGCGCAGGCGCGAACTTCTCGGTCGCATCGGGCGCGAAGAACGTGCCGTTGACGGGCAGTGCGAGCGGCTCCGGGGAATTGACCTACGAGTGGGTTGCGCCGCAGGGCATCGTGCTGTCGCCATCCGCGTCGGTTGCCAACCCGACCTTCAATGCGCCAACCGTCACCGCCAACAATACGTTCCTGTTCACGTTGAACGTGACCGGCTGCAACGGTCAGAAATCGACGGCGGCCGTCACGGTCACGGTCGCGGCGCCCCAGCAGGCGGCACCCGTCGTGACGCCGATAGCCGCTCGCACGGTTACTTCGGGGACGACCGTCACGCTTACGGCGCAGGGTTCGGGCACGCACGCGCTCACCTACACGTGGACGCAAAGCAGCGGGCCTTCACAGCCATTCAAGCAGCAGAACGGCAGCGCGACCATGAGCGTCGCTCATGCGTTACCAGTTGGACAAACCACCAACGACGTGCTCGGTTTCACCGTGGTCGCTACCGACACCGTCACGCGCGCGACCTCCGCACCCGTGACGGCGACGATCACGTTCACGCCCATACCCGACACCGACGCGATCACCGTCGCCGAATACCGCATATCAAAGCAGCGTCTCGACATCACGGCGACGTCGTCGGTAACCAGTCCAAAGGTCGTGCTGCGCCTGCAGCCTTACCGCACGACGTCGGGCGCATTGTTCGATCCGGCATCGACAGGCAATACGTTCACCAACAACGGCGGCGGGAACTACACGCTCACGCTGGTCGGCGTGCCGCAGCCCGGCCCCGATGCGCCGCTCGTCGTCACGTCGAATCTCGGCGGCAGCAGTCCACCCAGGCCTTTGACACGGATTCGCAACTAGGACGCACGTCGGATAACCCCAGCCCCTTCAACCACTCACCACATGCGAGATAGATGATGATCTACCTACCCGATAAGGCGCCAGCCGACGTTTTGCGCGAAGCCGAAAAGGCGCGAAAGAATCGTCTTGAGATCGTTCAGGCGTTATCGCATGGACAGATCTCGCGGCGCGATCTGCTCCGATGGGGATTGGTGTCGGCCACTGGCGTGCTGGCCGCGAAGCATGGCCTGAATCCGTTCGTCGGCAGGGCGTGGGCTGCGAGCGGCGCGGGCATCCCGACAGGTGTTCCGCCCAGCCCGCTGTTCGGCGCGCTGCCGTTCTCGCAGCCAATGCCGCGTATGGACGTGCTGCCGCGCAAGTCGGTTGCGTCGTTGACGCCCGCGCCGACGGCAGAAGCGAACACGACGATGCAGCCGGTGCCTGCTGCGCTGGGGGGCGGCATGGGGCCTGTCGAAGGGCGTCCGCCTGGACCGATCTGGGCGCACCAGGGCTGGGACATGTTCCCGCCTCAGGTCGCCTACGAGGTCGTACAGGGCGGCATCTCGCACAACCTGGCGTACAACCCGGACGTGCCGTCGCAACTGAACTGCGGTATCGATCAGGCGGCATCCGTACAAACCTGCTTTCACAAGAGCATGCCGGACCAGGACCCGACACGATTCTGGACCTTCAATGCATCGTTCCCGCCGAAGCTTATCCTGGCCCGTTACGGCGAGCCGATCCTGTTCCGTCATCACAACCGTCTGCCTGCGGACCGGACGCAGAACGGCGGCTTCGGCATTCATACCATCTCGACGCACGAGCACAACGGCCATCATGGCGCGGAAAACGACGGCTTTACCGGCGCGTTTTTCTTCCCGGGGCAGTTCTATGACTATCACTGGCCGCTGGTGCTGGCGGGATTCAGAAGCATGAATACCTCGGCGAGCGATCCGCGGGCAGGCAGTCCGGACGGTAACGGAGGTATCAACAAGGTCGCTGGCGACTGGCACGAGACGATGAGCACGCACTGGTACCACGACCACATGTTCAGCTTCACGTCGCAGAACGTGTACAAGGGCATCGCCGGGATGATGAACATCTACAGTTCGATCGACCGCGGGAACGAAGCGATCAACGACGGCGTGAACCTGTGCTTGCCGAGCGGCCGCTCGAAGGATTGGGGCAACCTCGACTACGACGTCAACCTGATGCTTGCCGACAAGGCCTGGAACAAAGACGGCCAGATGCAGTTCGACATCTTCAACCTGGATGGCTTCCTCGGTGACCAGATGACCGTGAACGCCCTCTACAAGCCCTACTTCGAAGTCGAGCGGCGCAAGTACCGCTTCCGCATTCTGAACGCTTCGGTGTCGCGCTTCTTCAAGCTGTGTCTGAGCGACGGCTCGCCGATGATCCAGATCGCCAACGACGGCAACCTGCTGCCGCGCCCGGTGGTGCTCGCGCAACTGGATGAAATGGGCATCGCGGAACGCTATGACATCGTCATCGACTTCTCGCGCTACACGAACGGCGCGCGCGTGCATCTCGTGAATCTCGCCGAGCACGACGACGGGCGGCGCGTCGCGCATGACCTGTCGCTCGGCGAGGCGCTGTCCGGCAAGTCGAAGGACCCGTGCGTCGGCCGTTTCCTCGAATTCCGCGTCGCTCGCGATCCTGCTCAACCCGACGTGAGCCGTGTGCCCGCCACGCTGATCCCGAATCCCGATCTGTCGAATGTGCCGGTGGCGCGCGAGCGCACGTTCGTGTTCGGCGACGGCGCGAAGCAGACCAGCCGGAACAAGGCAACGTCATTCATCGGACCATGGGGCATGCGCGTGGATAACAGCGACATGCTGGCCGCGGACTACTCACGCGTATCGGCGGCGCCGAAGATAGGCACGCGCGAAGTGTGGACGTTGATCAATGGCGGCGGCGGTTGGGATCACCCGATCCACATTCACTTCGAAGAAGGGCAAATCCTCGAGCGCGATGGCAGCGCTTCGAAGGTTCCGGCATGGGAGCAAGGCCGCAAGGACGTCTACCGTTTGCACGCGAGCGGCAAGCTGAAGATCACGATGCAGTTCCGCGATTGGGGCGGCATGTTCATGGAGCACTGTCACAACACGGTCCATGAAGACAACGCAATGTTGCTGCGATGGGAGATCGACGACTCGGGCGCGCCATTCCTCAGGCCATTGCCGACACCGATCCCGACACCGCAAGGCGTCACGTTCCAGTCGCCAGACGACGTCCTGAAGACGGCGTTCTAGTTGTGCGGCTTTCTGGTTGCGCGGGCGTGATCCCCGCGCGACTGGCATCACCACCCATATTGGAGTGCATCATGAATCAGGCAACAGGGGTACGCAGTCCCGCGCGGCGAGCGGGCCTTCTCGCTCTGTGGGCCGGCCTCGCCGGTCTGTTCGCGGGCGCGGGCGGGGCGGCCGCGGAAGAGCCGATGCCGTCGCATGTCGTGAGCGTACCGGTGACAGGTACGGTGCATACGCCAGAAGGCGACGTTGTTTTCTCGGGCCGGGCCAATATCGAGACCATGCTGATCACGGACCCGAAGTCGCCCGCGGTGTCCGAGATCGCCGTGAGTTTTTCGAGTGTTACTGCAAGGGGCATGAGGGACGAAGCGCGCTATCAGGTCGAAAGCCCAACTATTTTGCAGCGTCGTGTGAAGGCGTCGGAAATAATCGAGGTCAATTTTCCGTTCTATCCGGAAGGCGATCCGATGGCGGCGCAGTCGGCGATGGCGTCGTTCAGGTTGTTTGCGAACGGCAAGACATCCCCGACGATCACGGTGACGGCGAATCGCCCGGACTAGACAGGGGCAGCCAATGACGAAGATAACAACGATGCGCAGGCTGGGCCTTTCGCTATGCCTCGCCGCGGTGCTGGTGTTCACTCACGCCGCGCGCGGCGACACGCCTTGGGGGGCCGATTACTTTCCGAATGTCACGCTGAAGACGCAGGACGGCAAGACCGTGCGTTTTTACGACGATCTGCTCAAGGGCAAGGCCGTCGCGATCAACCTGGTCTATTCGAGTTGTTCGAATGTATGCCCGCTGGAAACGGCGAAGCTGGTGCAGGTTCAGAAGGTCTTTGGCGACCGGATGGGGCGGGACATCTTTTTCTATTCGATCGCGATCGACCCCTGGGATACCCCTGCCGAGCTGAAAAAGTATGCGAACAAGTTCGGCGTCGGACCTGGGTGGCTGTTTCTCTCGGGCAAGGAGGAGGACATCAGGCTCATTGCGCGCAAGCTCGGACTTGCACGCGCGGGTGACCTCGACAGCAAGGACGGCCACAGTGCCACGCTGATGGTCGGCAATGTGTCGACGGGGCAATGGATGCGCAATTCGTCTACCGACAACCCGCAGTTCCTCGCTACCGCGATCGGAAACTTTCTGGGCTGGAGCAGCGCGAAGCCCACGGTCGACTACGCGCAGGCACGGCCGGTTTCCGTCGGTGGCGGTGAGTTCCTGTTTCAGAGCCGATGCTCGGCGTGTCATACGGTCGGCGGTGGTGACCGGCTGGGACCGGACCTGCTGGGCGTGACGACGCGACGCGATCAAGCCTGGTTGAAGCGCTATGTGAGCGAGCCGGACACGATGCTCAAGGAGGGCGACCCGGTGGCTCAGCGTCTATACAAACAGTACAACCAGATACGCATGCCGAATCTTGGACTCGGAGGCGGCGACGTGGCCGCGCTGCTCGAATATCTCGGCAAACCGGTTCGCGGCGCGGACGCAAACGGTGTGTTGACGAAGGCTTCCACGACACCCTAGCCAGTGATGCGATGCCCATGGCGCACGGCGGGTCGGCAACCGGGCACAGGTATTACACATCGCGGCAACGAGCTGGATGCGCGCGAATCATTCCACCGAGGTAATCAGGAGACAAATGATGAAAGCAACCTGTTTCAATCGCCGCTTGATCCGTCCGCGCGCATGGTGGCTCCCGGTGGCAGCGGGGCTCACGGCAGTGCTGGTTGCCTGTGGTGGCGGGGGCGGCGGCAGTAGCTCCACGGCGACGCCGGCGGCCGCTGCTACAGCGACCACATTCAGCGGGCCGATTACCGGGTTTGGCAGCGTGTTCGTCAATGGCGTGCGCATCGACGATAACTCCGCCACGATTACGCTCGACGATGACAACGGCGGTGGAAGGGACGCCGACCTGAAGCTCGGCATGGTGGTCGACATTCAGGGCGAACACGACAACGGCGCACAGACGGGCCGGGCGACGAGCATTTCTTCACATAGCTTCGTGCAGGGGCCGATCTCCGCGATCAATGTGGCGGGCAACCAGTTGACCGTGCTGGGTGTGGTCGTGACCGTTGTGCCGGGCACGGCGTTCGGCGGCACGAATGTCACTTCGCTTGCGTCGCTGGGGCTCAACGATACCGTTGAAATACACGGCTTGCCGGATGCGACGGGCAGCAAGGTAACGGCAACGCGCATCGAGCGGATTCCGTCGACTAACGAAGTGCGGCTGATCGGCACTGCGCAAAGCGCGACGACCGGGCAGTTCGTGCTCAATGGCATGGCGGTTCAGTACACGGCGGCGAGTCTCGTGAACTTGCCAAATGGCGTCACGAACGGCATGACGGTGCGCGTGAAGGGCAATCTTTCCGGCGCGTCGACGATCGTGGCCAGCCGGATCCGGCAGGTAAGCCTGGTGCCGGCGCTTGCGGAAGGGCAGCGACTGGAAGTGAAGGGCGTGATCTCCACCTTCAATTCCGCCAGTAGCTTCTCGATCTCCACGCTCAGGGTGACCGTTCC
Protein-coding regions in this window:
- a CDS encoding cytochrome-c peroxidase, producing MALVLAIFGTLYTEAGAQVPPPVQRPLGTLKNVPVPGPSEQELAVFVRDRSAAVQLGKALFWDTRVGSDNRTACASCHFHAGADNRTTNQINPGLLAGDHAFQTGGTTAGPNYTLRAGDFPLTKHSNIDDSTTIYADNNDVISSQGVFTAKFDRVTVNANADDCTNLSDAVMHGGSGFNINGVNTRRVEPRNTPSVINAVFNFRNFWDGRGNNVFNGGDPFGLRNSQPLVWKFENGVLRNVTVALPSSSLASQASGPPLSGNEMSCQGRAFLHLGQKLLKEKVLAEQTISPRDSVLGSFAQRPPTYASLVMKAFRPEYWVSPVIINLPGGHRLNFKPMDLLKQRRGDDINFGPLKENLIASQMESNFALFFGIAIQMYESTLISDDSPFDRFAAGDRTALDAQQIRGLKLFQEQGRCISCHSGPELTGAAFSNVSNQRVERMVMSDGAPAIYDTGFYNIGVRPTQEDVGLGGTDAFGNPLSETRMLALGKSALLGNSFGEGSVQNFPAGQRIVADGAFKTPGLRNVEFTGPYFHNGGKATLMQVVDFYNRGSDFGNANRDNFDFSVAPIGLTQGQKEDLVAFLLSLSDDRVRMSKAPFDHPSLCVPNGHLGGTNAVAQKGRTGMAIDVMQCLPETSAAGAKEGLHTFLGLSPFAH
- a CDS encoding PKD domain-containing protein, whose translation is MSNSIPINTRRDACGDPRWDMPRRGHVFFLHRFAALLMIVAQLCWISQAMAQLPPPGTPSQFDIVGFLQEATLNGPNPTATTGGKLKVNGHVVVVPDNTIVMLPANALTWQELFAQAPAPYTNIATGMALADSPAPLTTYEVHVIGNRVGDTYIAGLIFLSQQDLNAGAGYINYIDYGRGEMYVGGTLNVDGAGVPRNVLDPNNPGTRISINDPAGRYGRTGSPDQRFTLDPDNPTVRSTTGFPMCLPRTDPNDPSAVPDALCPEGNRPKDVTGNFVATVSMPDPKTIAAGQLPDPRIMAPFEVGDFVDYAGTLVRDSGTSGPYPSGSSGTYISAHTITDNVAIYTAPGTDPAYVAVEVTIIGTGGLTVLGAGEAVVRTRFEGMTTDPSRNVHLYGLDFNPSDGKISDRDWGVVGVDPGAPNGAVKGRWRFRPPCTVAVPTIKDCKGPSGGSFLPPAREVRAVIEGAWTPTTDPATTGGANGIIAGQYRAPILEFIFPENVPGTPPPPNNFETIPFLAQGGYVSSANTLVGQLKPWPGREAPGTCVAPTASAGADFNVASGATNVPLSGSATGNGQLTYAWTAVSPSNTVITNSTSPNATFNALTIAPGGASQTMVFSLTVTGCNNKSATSTVTVTVLPPQQTTPVISPIAPVTVNSGTPVRLTAVGSGPAPLTYTWTQTAGPSQAFTQQPAGDASISFTRAIPIGKITNDVLTFQVVAKTTTGATSAPVSVTVTVKPVADTVTITAAVYRTSKQRLDLTVTSSIVNPNLTLTLQPYQTALGTTFDPSSLGATLTNTGGGTYTLTLVGAPQPTAPPARPLVVKSSIGGTSPATALTNLRN
- a CDS encoding PKD domain-containing protein, with amino-acid sequence MLSFIAAQALAQVPAVGADSQFDVIGFIQEATLDSCGNELCGGKIVVNGQSIVIPSSTIVILPANALTWKELFEQAPAPYTNMATGMALADSPAPLTTYEAHVIGNQVNDVFIAGLVYISQQDTNNGAGYINYIDYAAGELRVGGRLVRDGNGVPQNTLDSSKPGTRVRINDPAGRYSRGLSPDQRFTLDADNPTVRSATGFPMCLPRVDPSSQTEDAACPQGNRPKDVNGLYVTNFTMQAPSELAAGQLPDPRIMAPFEVGDYVTYAGTLVTERGSQGPYPSTSATYVSAHTLTSNAAIFTAPGSDPAYVAVDVTILGNGGVTVPAGMEAVVRTRFEGVTTDPTRDIHLYGIDVAPDGSTSDRDWGIVGVDPGPPTGAVKGRWKFTPPCTGVTATFRFCFGPLTEGTFLPATREVRAVIEGAWTPASSVPQKNGLVAGQYHAPILSYLFEENVPGAPPPPINFSTMPFLAQGGYRSSTGVVAGQLKPWPASKLPASCTPPVASAGANFSVASGAKNVPLTGSASGSGELTYEWVAPQGIVLSPSASVANPTFNAPTVTANNTFLFTLNVTGCNGQKSTAAVTVTVAAPQQAAPVVTPIAARTVTSGTTVTLTAQGSGTHALTYTWTQSSGPSQPFKQQNGSATMSVAHALPVGQTTNDVLGFTVVATDTVTRATSAPVTATITFTPIPDTDAITVAEYRISKQRLDITATSSVTSPKVVLRLQPYRTTSGALFDPASTGNTFTNNGGGNYTLTLVGVPQPGPDAPLVVTSNLGGSSPPRPLTRIRN
- a CDS encoding multicopper oxidase domain-containing protein, giving the protein MMIYLPDKAPADVLREAEKARKNRLEIVQALSHGQISRRDLLRWGLVSATGVLAAKHGLNPFVGRAWAASGAGIPTGVPPSPLFGALPFSQPMPRMDVLPRKSVASLTPAPTAEANTTMQPVPAALGGGMGPVEGRPPGPIWAHQGWDMFPPQVAYEVVQGGISHNLAYNPDVPSQLNCGIDQAASVQTCFHKSMPDQDPTRFWTFNASFPPKLILARYGEPILFRHHNRLPADRTQNGGFGIHTISTHEHNGHHGAENDGFTGAFFFPGQFYDYHWPLVLAGFRSMNTSASDPRAGSPDGNGGINKVAGDWHETMSTHWYHDHMFSFTSQNVYKGIAGMMNIYSSIDRGNEAINDGVNLCLPSGRSKDWGNLDYDVNLMLADKAWNKDGQMQFDIFNLDGFLGDQMTVNALYKPYFEVERRKYRFRILNASVSRFFKLCLSDGSPMIQIANDGNLLPRPVVLAQLDEMGIAERYDIVIDFSRYTNGARVHLVNLAEHDDGRRVAHDLSLGEALSGKSKDPCVGRFLEFRVARDPAQPDVSRVPATLIPNPDLSNVPVARERTFVFGDGAKQTSRNKATSFIGPWGMRVDNSDMLAADYSRVSAAPKIGTREVWTLINGGGGWDHPIHIHFEEGQILERDGSASKVPAWEQGRKDVYRLHASGKLKITMQFRDWGGMFMEHCHNTVHEDNAMLLRWEIDDSGAPFLRPLPTPIPTPQGVTFQSPDDVLKTAF